In Vagococcus hydrophili, one DNA window encodes the following:
- a CDS encoding alpha/beta hydrolase: MFIWIIAIILIIVIGICIYGAHFFVNVAFYKDSTWFAKKGHALFNPDNFNREKTVYTEIEDRQNEEGHRFWEEEATEEIFMKWNNETLCAREFKAMPHSNKWIIAVHGYRSSGKRDMSYPAKVFNEVGFNVLVPDLQSHGKSTGNEIGMGWLEKENVKAWIDKIISHYPEAEITLFGGSMGAATVMMTSGEELPKQVKVLVADCGYTTVYNEFSYLLSSALKLPASPILFFANFFAKSKLGFTLKEASSVDQLKKNTRPILFFHGTADKFVPHEMVYRNMEATTSVKEVMIVENAPHLCSWVYDETRYFKTVLEFIDENLTKGEGHGN, translated from the coding sequence ATGTTTATTTGGATAATTGCTATTATTTTAATCATCGTAATAGGTATTTGTATTTATGGGGCTCATTTTTTTGTGAATGTTGCTTTTTATAAGGATTCAACGTGGTTTGCAAAAAAAGGGCATGCTTTGTTCAATCCGGATAACTTTAACCGAGAAAAAACGGTGTACACAGAAATAGAAGATCGCCAAAATGAAGAAGGTCATCGCTTTTGGGAAGAAGAAGCCACAGAAGAAATTTTTATGAAATGGAACAATGAAACGTTGTGTGCTAGAGAATTTAAAGCAATGCCTCACAGCAATAAATGGATCATTGCCGTTCATGGTTACCGATCTTCTGGGAAAAGAGACATGTCTTATCCTGCAAAAGTATTTAATGAAGTAGGGTTTAATGTTTTAGTACCTGATTTACAGTCTCACGGTAAAAGTACGGGGAATGAAATCGGTATGGGATGGCTTGAAAAGGAAAATGTCAAAGCATGGATTGATAAAATTATTAGTCACTATCCAGAAGCTGAGATTACTCTTTTTGGTGGATCGATGGGAGCTGCCACTGTCATGATGACAAGTGGGGAAGAACTTCCCAAACAGGTAAAAGTACTAGTCGCAGATTGTGGCTATACAACTGTTTATAATGAATTTTCGTATCTGTTGTCATCAGCACTTAAATTACCAGCAAGCCCAATTTTATTTTTTGCTAACTTTTTTGCTAAATCTAAATTAGGTTTTACTTTAAAAGAAGCATCTAGTGTGGACCAGCTTAAAAAGAATACGCGTCCTATTTTGTTCTTCCACGGAACGGCTGATAAGTTTGTTCCTCACGAAATGGTTTATCGAAACATGGAAGCTACAACGAGCGTGAAAGAAGTGATGATTGTGGAAAATGCGCCACATCTTTGTTCTTGGGTGTATGATGAAACAAGATATTTTAAAACAGTTCTAGAATTTATAGATGAAAATTTAACAAAGGGAGAAGGACATGGAAACTAA
- a CDS encoding EamA family transporter: MTDILKIVLILIVTTLSGSIGALALKQGMNELAEVTFVKAITNKWLLIGCFLYIVSAATNIVLFKFLDYSIAFPMTSLTYVWTVFISYFTFKEKITPLKLLSVGLIMIGVVIISQ; this comes from the coding sequence ATGACTGATATTTTAAAAATTGTTCTGATTTTAATTGTCACGACTCTTTCAGGTAGTATTGGGGCATTAGCTTTAAAACAAGGGATGAATGAATTAGCGGAAGTAACGTTTGTTAAGGCGATTACTAACAAGTGGTTACTCATTGGCTGTTTCCTATACATTGTCAGTGCCGCGACTAATATTGTATTATTTAAATTTTTGGATTATTCAATTGCTTTTCCAATGACTTCCTTAACTTATGTTTGGACGGTCTTTATTTCTTATTTTACGTTCAAAGAAAAGATTACACCTTTAAAATTATTGTCAGTCGGTTTGATTATGATTGGCGTTGTTATCATAAGTCAATAA
- a CDS encoding response regulator transcription factor, producing the protein MKLLLIEDEHTLATLLKKGLTKKGYAVDLAFDGEEGLEFFHENDYDLILLDLNLPKINGFALLEIIRQTNQDINILILSAKSETDDVVKGLLEGANDYVTKPFDFPILEARIQSLLRRSFYQKPEIASFDSLTLNVHQNEVKIKDELLSLTLKEYSILRYLTLHQNQITSAETLIEHVWDSEVDLFSNSLKFHLFSLRKKLGEFGEDTPKIETIRGSGYRLISSESIDKGE; encoded by the coding sequence ATGAAGTTACTTTTAATTGAAGATGAACACACATTGGCTACTCTTTTGAAAAAAGGGTTAACTAAAAAAGGCTACGCTGTTGATTTAGCTTTTGATGGGGAAGAAGGACTGGAATTTTTTCACGAAAACGACTATGATTTAATCCTTTTAGATTTAAATCTACCAAAAATAAATGGCTTTGCGTTACTTGAAATCATTCGCCAAACAAATCAAGATATCAATATTTTGATTCTCAGTGCCAAATCAGAAACAGATGATGTGGTTAAAGGATTACTTGAAGGAGCTAATGATTACGTCACAAAACCTTTTGATTTCCCTATTCTTGAGGCTAGAATCCAATCACTGTTAAGACGTTCTTTCTATCAGAAACCAGAAATAGCCTCTTTTGATTCTCTGACTCTCAATGTTCATCAAAATGAAGTAAAAATCAAAGATGAACTACTCTCATTAACACTTAAAGAATACAGTATTCTAAGGTACTTAACCCTTCATCAAAACCAAATTACCAGCGCTGAAACTCTAATCGAGCATGTTTGGGATAGTGAGGTTGATTTATTTTCTAACTCTTTAAAATTTCACTTATTCTCACTTAGAAAAAAATTAGGAGAATTTGGAGAAGATACACCTAAAATTGAAACCATTCGTGGTTCAGGTTACCGATTAATTTCTTCAGAATCCATAGACAAAGGAGAATAA
- the purB gene encoding adenylosuccinate lyase — protein sequence MLERYTREEMGKIWTDDNRYQAWLEVEILADEAWAELGEIPKEDVVKIRENASFDVDRILEIEAETRHDVVAFTRTVSESLGEERKWVHYGLTSTDVVDTAYGYLLKQANDILRKDLANFTEIIGEKAKEHKYTVMMGRTHGVHAEPTTFGLKLALWYSEMKRNVERFDHAAKAVEAGKVSGAVGTFANTPPFVEEYVCEKLGLRAQDISTQVLPRDLHAEYLSSMALIATSIEKFATEIRGLQKSETREVEEFFAKGQKGSSAMPHKRNPIGSENMTGLARVIRGHMVTAYENVALWHERDISHSSAERIIIPDTTILLNYMLNRFGNIVKNLTVFPENMKRNMDATFGLIYSQRVLLKLIDKGMSREGSYDLVQPKTAYAWDHQVQFRTLLEEDEKITSVLTPEEINDAFDYNYHLKNVDVIFERVGLS from the coding sequence ATGTTAGAACGTTATACACGAGAAGAAATGGGTAAAATTTGGACAGACGACAATCGTTATCAAGCTTGGTTAGAAGTAGAAATCTTAGCAGATGAAGCTTGGGCTGAATTAGGAGAAATTCCTAAAGAGGACGTAGTAAAAATTCGTGAAAATGCAAGTTTTGATGTTGATCGTATTTTAGAAATTGAAGCTGAAACAAGACATGATGTGGTAGCTTTCACACGTACTGTCTCTGAAAGTTTAGGGGAAGAACGCAAGTGGGTTCATTACGGTTTAACAAGTACAGACGTGGTTGATACGGCTTATGGTTACCTTTTAAAACAAGCCAATGACATTTTAAGAAAAGATTTAGCTAACTTCACTGAAATTATTGGTGAAAAGGCTAAAGAACATAAATACACAGTTATGATGGGTAGAACTCACGGGGTTCATGCTGAGCCAACTACTTTTGGTTTGAAACTAGCTTTATGGTATTCAGAAATGAAACGTAACGTGGAGCGTTTTGACCATGCAGCTAAGGCTGTTGAAGCAGGTAAAGTGAGTGGAGCAGTTGGAACATTTGCTAATACACCACCATTTGTAGAAGAATATGTTTGTGAAAAATTAGGTCTACGTGCTCAAGACATCTCAACACAAGTCTTACCTCGTGATTTACATGCAGAATACTTGTCATCAATGGCTTTAATCGCCACAAGTATTGAAAAATTTGCCACAGAAATTCGTGGATTACAAAAATCTGAAACACGTGAAGTGGAAGAATTCTTTGCTAAAGGTCAAAAAGGTTCATCAGCAATGCCACATAAACGTAACCCAATTGGTTCTGAAAATATGACAGGTTTAGCTCGTGTGATTCGTGGACATATGGTGACAGCTTATGAAAATGTTGCTTTATGGCATGAAAGAGATATTTCTCATTCATCAGCTGAACGTATCATTATTCCAGATACAACGATTCTTTTAAACTATATGTTAAATCGTTTCGGAAATATCGTTAAAAATCTAACGGTTTTCCCAGAAAATATGAAACGCAACATGGATGCAACATTTGGCTTAATTTACAGCCAACGTGTATTACTTAAACTAATTGATAAAGGGATGTCTCGTGAAGGCTCTTATGATTTGGTTCAACCAAAAACAGCCTACGCTTGGGATCATCAAGTTCAATTTAGAACACTTTTAGAAGAAGATGAAAAAATTACTTCTGTCTTAACACCAGAAGAAATCAACGACGCTTTTGATTATAACTATCATTTAAAAAATGTCGATGTTATTTTCGAAAGAGTTGGATTATCTTAA
- a CDS encoding EamA family transporter: protein METKKNMKLAMMLILFAATMSSLGQLAWKIGADATDSKFAILMYIVGLILAGVGMVVLMISFRFGDVSILQPMMSVGFALSIVFGAMFLNEGITTMKVIGTLFIIGGSALLGYEGGKDND, encoded by the coding sequence ATGGAAACTAAAAAAAATATGAAACTAGCCATGATGCTGATTTTATTCGCAGCAACAATGAGTAGTTTAGGGCAATTAGCCTGGAAAATTGGAGCCGATGCCACAGATTCAAAATTTGCCATTTTAATGTATATTGTGGGGTTAATTTTGGCGGGAGTCGGGATGGTCGTGTTAATGATTTCCTTTAGATTTGGAGATGTTTCGATTTTACAACCAATGATGAGTGTTGGTTTTGCCTTATCGATAGTTTTTGGGGCAATGTTTTTAAATGAAGGCATCACAACAATGAAAGTTATTGGAACACTGTTTATTATTGGTGGATCAGCTCTTTTAGGCTATGAAGGAGGTAAAGACAATGACTGA
- the purK gene encoding 5-(carboxyamino)imidazole ribonucleotide synthase, protein MTKMILPQDTIGIIGGGQLGQMMALSAKEMGFVVGILDPTPNCPASQVADWHIQANYDDSKAIEELVTKSDVVTYEFENVDADVLAKCAELGKLPQGLDLLKISQNRKHEKAFLTKLNLPTAAYDIVASQEELIQALDLLGYPSVLKTCSGGYDGKGQVVIKSEADIKEATVLLTLGECVLEKWLTFEKEISVIVSGSSRGQFEVFPIAENRHQNNVLHTSLIPADILGDCESQAKEMAKKIAENLEIKGTITVEMFVTKHGGIIINEMAPRPHNSGHYSIEACNVSQFDLHIRGICGWPLPKVVLHESAVMVNLLGKEADLAKEWIYLKPEWYFHYYGKKEVKDGRKMGHITILSNSLNETLEEINQTNIWK, encoded by the coding sequence TTGACTAAGATGATTTTACCTCAAGATACGATAGGCATTATTGGCGGTGGTCAATTAGGTCAAATGATGGCTTTAAGCGCTAAAGAGATGGGTTTTGTTGTTGGAATCCTTGATCCGACACCTAATTGTCCAGCCTCACAAGTAGCTGATTGGCACATTCAAGCGAACTATGACGACTCAAAAGCGATTGAAGAATTAGTGACTAAATCAGATGTTGTGACCTATGAATTCGAAAATGTGGATGCTGATGTTTTAGCCAAATGTGCGGAACTAGGCAAATTACCTCAAGGCTTAGATTTACTTAAAATTAGCCAAAATAGAAAACACGAAAAGGCCTTTTTGACTAAACTCAATCTACCGACAGCGGCTTATGACATTGTGGCAAGTCAAGAAGAATTAATTCAGGCACTAGATTTGTTAGGCTACCCTTCTGTTTTAAAAACCTGTTCAGGTGGCTATGATGGAAAAGGTCAAGTGGTTATTAAAAGCGAAGCTGATATCAAAGAAGCAACAGTTTTATTAACTTTAGGTGAGTGTGTGTTAGAAAAATGGTTAACCTTTGAAAAAGAAATTTCGGTGATTGTGTCTGGTAGCAGTCGGGGACAATTTGAAGTTTTCCCAATTGCTGAGAATAGACATCAAAACAACGTGCTACACACTTCTCTTATTCCTGCCGATATTTTAGGCGATTGTGAGTCTCAAGCAAAAGAGATGGCAAAAAAAATAGCTGAGAACCTTGAAATTAAAGGAACGATTACCGTAGAGATGTTTGTGACGAAACATGGTGGTATAATTATTAATGAGATGGCACCTAGACCTCATAATTCGGGTCATTATTCCATTGAAGCTTGTAATGTGAGTCAGTTTGATTTACACATTAGAGGGATTTGCGGTTGGCCACTTCCTAAAGTTGTTTTACACGAATCAGCAGTGATGGTTAACTTACTTGGAAAAGAAGCAGATCTGGCTAAAGAGTGGATTTATTTAAAACCTGAGTGGTATTTTCATTATTATGGAAAAAAAGAAGTAAAAGATGGTAGAAAAATGGGCCATATTACGATATTATCAAATAGTCTTAATGAAACATTAGAAGAAATCAACCAAACCAATATTTGGAAATAG
- a CDS encoding gluconokinase: MYRLAVDIGTTNIKLCLFENYRLEEKIDVNIETQFEGSGKVFQNPAKILQQIKRNIRKITQKGFEIDAISFSTAMHSIMPVMETVYDEEMFIWLDTQASDFVKKFKKIDLADQFYQKTGTPIHEMSPFSKIAVLSRKNDYQKAQKWIGFKEYLMKAFTGEEVIDYSTASATGLFNIHEMKWDEDILSFLKLEESKLAKLVDTDTHYPIKKDIADELLLSRELQVYVGACDGCLASLASYLGNGTASTLTVGTSGAVRKLTKKIELDDEGKTFCYYLNKEYWVVGGATNNGGQVLSWANKMFYQESTIYKDLEHIFKVSPIGSNGIQFLPYIAGERAPLWNGEATGSFSGMSINHQREDMLRSLIEGVIFNLRYISELVELDTRDLSISGGFFDSPYLSTLAADIFGKNCIQSVFSEPSFGLICLMNPPKKSIISDQKRIFTSLENHLLYEKEYAKFLNEVKTEL, translated from the coding sequence ATGTATCGATTAGCCGTAGATATTGGAACAACCAACATAAAACTTTGCTTATTTGAAAATTATCGTTTAGAAGAAAAAATAGATGTTAATATTGAAACACAGTTTGAAGGAAGCGGGAAGGTCTTTCAAAACCCAGCTAAAATTTTACAACAAATTAAAAGAAATATTCGAAAAATAACTCAAAAAGGCTTTGAAATTGATGCAATCAGTTTTAGTACCGCCATGCACAGTATCATGCCAGTCATGGAAACCGTCTATGACGAAGAAATGTTTATTTGGTTAGACACCCAAGCGAGTGACTTTGTTAAGAAGTTTAAAAAAATAGATTTAGCAGATCAATTTTATCAAAAAACGGGAACACCGATTCATGAGATGTCGCCTTTTTCTAAAATTGCTGTTTTAAGTAGAAAAAATGACTATCAAAAAGCTCAAAAATGGATTGGTTTTAAAGAATATCTCATGAAGGCTTTTACAGGTGAAGAGGTAATTGATTACTCCACTGCCTCGGCTACTGGGTTATTCAATATTCATGAGATGAAATGGGACGAAGATATTTTAAGTTTTCTAAAATTAGAAGAGAGCAAGTTAGCCAAATTAGTGGACACAGATACTCATTATCCTATCAAAAAAGACATTGCTGATGAACTTCTTCTATCTCGAGAGCTCCAAGTTTATGTAGGAGCTTGTGATGGCTGTTTGGCGAGTTTAGCTAGTTATTTAGGCAATGGTACAGCGAGCACGTTAACTGTTGGAACAAGTGGAGCAGTTAGAAAACTAACGAAAAAAATTGAACTAGATGATGAAGGTAAGACCTTTTGTTATTACTTAAATAAAGAGTATTGGGTCGTGGGCGGCGCAACGAATAATGGTGGACAAGTTCTTTCATGGGCGAATAAAATGTTTTATCAAGAGTCAACAATCTATAAGGATTTAGAGCATATTTTTAAAGTGTCTCCTATTGGTAGTAATGGCATTCAGTTTTTACCTTATATTGCTGGTGAGCGGGCACCTTTATGGAACGGAGAGGCAACAGGTAGTTTTTCTGGTATGTCAATTAATCATCAACGGGAAGATATGTTGAGAAGTCTAATCGAAGGAGTCATATTTAATTTGCGCTATATTAGTGAGTTGGTTGAGCTGGATACAAGAGATTTATCAATTAGTGGTGGTTTCTTTGATTCACCCTATCTATCAACCTTAGCAGCTGATATTTTTGGTAAAAATTGCATTCAATCTGTCTTTTCAGAACCTAGTTTTGGCCTGATTTGTTTAATGAATCCACCGAAAAAATCAATTATTTCCGATCAAAAAAGAATTTTTACAAGTCTAGAAAATCATCTTTTATATGAAAAAGAGTATGCAAAATTCTTGAATGAAGTTAAAACCGAACTATAG
- the purE gene encoding 5-(carboxyamino)imidazole ribonucleotide mutase, with amino-acid sequence MIDVSVIMGSISDWETMKEACQILDDFGISYEKKIVSAHRTPDVMFDFSEKARGRGIKVIIAGAGGAAHLPGMVAAKTTLPVIGVPVESKALKGMDSLLSIVQMPGGIPVATTAIGKAGAKNAGLLATQILSITNDELQGKLADYREELKQLVIESEADFD; translated from the coding sequence ATGATTGATGTATCCGTTATAATGGGAAGTATTTCTGACTGGGAAACAATGAAAGAAGCCTGTCAGATATTAGATGATTTTGGGATTTCTTATGAAAAAAAGATTGTTTCAGCGCATCGGACACCAGATGTAATGTTCGACTTTTCTGAAAAAGCGAGAGGTAGAGGGATTAAAGTTATTATTGCTGGAGCAGGTGGTGCGGCTCATTTACCAGGAATGGTCGCAGCCAAAACCACATTACCAGTAATTGGCGTTCCCGTTGAGTCAAAAGCATTAAAAGGAATGGATTCATTATTATCAATTGTTCAAATGCCAGGAGGAATACCTGTGGCAACAACGGCCATTGGTAAAGCTGGGGCTAAGAATGCAGGTCTACTTGCCACACAAATATTATCAATCACCAATGATGAGCTACAAGGAAAATTAGCAGATTACCGAGAAGAATTGAAACAGCTAGTAATCGAAAGTGAGGCCGATTTTGACTAA